In the genome of Drosophila kikkawai strain 14028-0561.14 chromosome 2R, DkikHiC1v2, whole genome shotgun sequence, the window AAACCAGTATTTCTGTTTTAggggaaaaatgtaaaagttattttaaacacattaaaatctaCTGAAATTGTTACCAACTCACGTCttatacaacattttttcTCCACTTGCAGTGAAAGCCACCAAAGTAAAATCCGGAGACAAAGAGGAGCCACACGTGCCAGAGGAAATCTATAAGCGAAGCTGCAGGAGATAGTCGGGAGGGTGTGAATCCATCCCATCTCTctacatttaaaaatcaagTGTATTTGCCGCTGGCGGGGCGACCAAATGCATAGACAACATATGTCGCAGCCACGAGCAGTCCAAGACCAAGAGTTGCGACCCCGACCGTTCGTTGCATACTACATACGCTCATAGAGCATCCCACCGTCCTTGCACTTGGCCAGCAGGGAgccaccacacacacagagggtTCAGCCAGGTTCAGGCAAGAACAGGAGCAGCACTAGAAGCTCCGAGCACTAAGCAAGACGATAAGATGATGAAACGCACCCGTGTCGACGAGGTGCAGTTCGGCACACGACCCGGTCCCCCGGTTCCCGGAGGAGTAGGAGTCGGTgttggagttggtgtcggtgtGGGAGTCGTCGGCGTGACCGGTGGAGGACCACCGACCGGCAGCGGTGGCAATACAACCAATGTCGGTGTTAATACAGCGGGTGTGACCATAGGAACGGTGTTGCCCGGAGCCCACAGCGCAACTATCAGTGGCATTGGTTCCATTCACCATCGCATCCTCACTCCACAACATGGGGGAGCCCAGACTATTGCTTATTTGCCGTCCACCACACCGACGGCCACCAACCTAAAGACCACAAGTGCGATTgtggacagcagcagcaatactGGAGCTGGAGGCGGACCTGTGGTAGCCGGTGCCCAGGTGACTGTGGGAGGAGTTGGTGGAGCCGGAGGCGTTGTCGTTTCCACGGGCAGCACAGGCACCCAAACATTGCAGTATACCACCTGTAAGTATTGCTATTTTCACCCTCTGATGAAATGCATCTTACTCATGTGTGCCTCTTCTTTCTTCCACAGCGTATAGCGTGGCCTCCATTCAGGCGGGTGGAACTCTCAAGGCCAGCACAGCGGATGGCGCCAACACAGTACAGATCCATGTAActggagccggagcaggagccaCAAATCCTGCCAACGCACAGACCGTCTCCAGCAGCTCACAAACGGGCCCAATCCGTCAGCGCACAATCAGCGGCACACAGACGGTGGCCAGTGCCGTTGGCAATCTGGCCACGATggcccaacagcagcagaccGTTCAGCAAGCGTCGCTGGTTACCGTACCAACGCCACCATCGTCTGTGTCGGCCAACAGCGTTGCCGGGGGTGCAAGTACACCACCGCAAGGACAATCGGGCAGCGCCACTCCACGTTTGAAGGTGGAAGATGCTCTCAGTTATCTGGACCAGGTGAAGTATCAGTATGCGGACCAGCCGCAGATCTACAACAACTTCCTCGACATCATGAAGGAGTTCAAGTCGCACTGCATCGACACGCCTGGCGTTATAGAGCGTGTCTCTACGCTTTTTAAGGGGCATACGGAGCTGATCTATGGCTTCAACATGTTCCTTCCGCCGGGCTACAAAATTGAAATACATTCGGATGCCCTTGGCTGTTCAGTGCCCGTGGTTTCGATGCCCTCACCACCGGGAGCACCCTCGAGCACGGGAACGGTGCACATGCTCACCGGAAGCAGTCCGATGGCAGGTGCCTCCGGACATGTCGCCATAAAGACAGCGTCTAATGCAGCAACTCTTACACCGACCACGGGAGCTGGCGCTGTGGCCGCAGCAGCCGTGGCGCAGATCCAGTCTGGAGCTGTGAATCTGATGACCCATGGTGGAGCGTCGCTCACCCAGACCACAATACATGCCCTGCAGCAGCATGCAACGCCACCGCAGTCGCAGTCCCCAAGCGGCGGTCATGTTCACGTGAGTGTCACCAACTCGCCGGCACCAGCTGCTGTTGTGCCCCCCATCTCTGTATCGGCGCACAATATGCCGCAAAATTACTCAAGGGATCGTGAAAGGGCGACCATCACGCCTACGGGTCAGGTGGCAGTTTCGGCGGCACCGGCCACCGCAAATtcagccgctgccgccgctagTATTGTGGTGGGCGGACCACCGACGCCAAATTCCCTGAGCGAACTTAGTCCTCACGGCGGCGGGGGCGGCGGAGGTGGAGCCGGAGCGGCCCAGCACAATCTGCATCACATCCAGCAGGCGCACCAATCGATTCTCCTGGGCGAAACGGGACAGCAGAATCAGCCGGTGGAGTTCAATCACGCCATAACCTATGTAAATAAGATCAAGGTAAGGTTCATCTCACATTTATGCAGCCATTTTTGTACTAATTTGTTACTTTTATCTCTCGGATCGCAGAACCGTTTCCAGAACCAACCGGCCAAGTACAAGAAATTCCTGGAGATCCTGCATGCCTATCAAAAGGAGCAGAAGGTTATGAAGGAGGGCAGTCTGAACCAGGGCAAAATGCTCACCGAGCAGGAAGTGTACACGCAAGTGGCCAAGCTCTTTGGCCAGGATGAGGATTTGCTAAGGGAATTCGGCCAGTTTTTGCCAGATGCCACCAATCATCAGTCCGGACAGTACATGTCCAAGTCGGCGGCATCAGCAGTGCACAATGATCATGGAAAGCAGCGGCCGACTGCCACATTGAGCGGCGGAGCACACATTACAATGTCATCCGCATCGCCAGCGCCCAGTGGTTCCCCTCTCCATTTGGGTGGCGGCGCTACAAATCTACCGCAGATCGACAATAGTGCTCATGCAGCGGCCATTGGCAATCTGTCGGCGGTCAACACCAGCGTCAGCATCAAGACGTACAACAacaatcagcagcagcaacagaatcATGTAATTGGCTCGGGCCTGAATGCAACGTCCAGGAACGATATGCTCTACGAGAAGGACTATCATCACACGggtctgcagcagcagcaggcacacCAGCGAGGCGCCGGCGTGGGAGGTCACCATCATCATCTGGTTGGCGGAACTCCGGCGGGCGCAAACCTAGGACGACCGGGTGCGGGAGCCAGTGTCATGGTTGCCTACGAGAAGGATCATCATCGCAACAATCATCATGTCCAGAAGTATGTGGGCCATGCTCCCAATCAGAATCTGTCGCATGGCGGCCACAATGCCAAGAAGTCGCCCAGTTATGGCATCACCTCGGTAATTGGTTCCATGCCGCCGCACCTGTCGGACAATTCCCTTGATCGCAGTTCGCCGGGCATAAGCTACGCCACGCCGCCGTTGCCCGTTGGCCAACAGCAACATAATTCCGCCTCGGCAACGAGAAGGCAAGGCGGCGACGACGGCCTGGCCGGACACTACGCCAGCGGAGCACCGCCTGCCAAGCGACCGAAGCCTTATTGCCGGGACGTCAGCTTCTCGGAGGCATCCAGCAAGTGCACCATCTCCGATGCCGCTTTCTTTGACAAGGTGCGGAAGGCACTGAGGAGTCCCGAGGTCTACGACAATTTCTTGCGATGCCTGACGCTGTTCAACCAAGAAATCGTATCCAAAACGGAACTGCTGGGCCTTGTCTCGCCATTCCTCATGAAGTTCCCGGACCTTTTGCGATGGTTCACCGACTTTTTGGGACCGCCTGTTGGTGGTCAGGCGGGTTTAATTGACGGCATGCCCCTGGCCGCCACTCAAAGATCCCAGGGCGGTGGCGGTAGCAGCAATAGCAGCTCGCATGATCGAGGCCACCAGAGTGCCGCTGAGTACGTCCAGGATGTGGATTTATCATCGTGTAAGCGACTGGGCGCCTCCTATTGCGCCCTGCCGCAGTCTACGGTGCCGAAGAAGTGCAGCGGTCGGACGGCGCTCTGTCGGGAGGTGCTCAACGACAAGTGGGTCTCCTTCCCTACGTGGGCCAGCGAGGATTCCACGTTTGTGACGTCGCGGAAGACGCAGTTTGAGGAAACGATATATAGGTGAGAATCACTACCACAACTACCTCTTCTCCACACATTCTATTGGTTCTTTAGTTTCCTTTCTGTtactgttttctgttttttgtttttgggaccTCAAAGCTGcggtttaaattaatttccattatattaaatatttttaaacaccgtctttatgttttttatgtttaaaccGCAACTTTGATTGTcctctttgtttgttgtttgtgttgGACCTTCTTCCTTCTcctttttctttggctttcgTTTATTTGGAATTAACCAATTGCGCACACTCTAAACAAAAGGAATATTCACAGAACGGAGGACGAGCGCTTCGAGTTGGATCTGGTCATTGAGGTGAACAGCGCCACCATTCGCGTGCTGGAGAATGTGCAAAAGAGGATGTCCCGCATGTCCACCGAAGAGCTGGCCAAGTTTCATCTGGACGACCATCTGGGTGGCACATCTCAAACGATACACCAGCGGGCGATTCATCGCATCTATGGCGACAAGTCGGGCGAGATAATCCAGGGCATGAAGAAGAACCCCTCCGTGGCAGTGCCCATTGTGTTGAAGCGGCTAAAAGtcaaggaggaggagtggcGGGAAGCGCAAAAGGTAAGTGAATCCTTgttaatttccaaaaatacatttaatttcattaatttactTGCATTTACAGACCTTTAACCGGCAATGGCGGGAACAGAACGAGAAGTATTACCTCAAATCTCTCGATCACCAAGCCATCAACTTCAAGCCCAACGACATGAAGGCCCTGCGCTCCAAGAGTCTGTTCAACGAGATCGAAACGCTGTACGATGAACGGCACGATCAGGAGGACGATGCCATGGAGCCGGCGGGACCGCATCTGGTGCTGTCCTACAAAGACAAGACAATACTGGACGATGCCGCTAATCTGTTGATTCATCATGTCAAGCGACAGACGGGAATCCAGAAGCAGGAGAAACAGAAGATCAAGCAGATCATCCGACAATTTGTGCCTGATCTCTTCTTTGCGCCGCGGCAGCCGCTGAGCGACGATGAGCGGGATGACGGTAAGTTTGAGATAATTGAAACACTTTCACACACTTTTGGTAGTTAACACTTggctaacaaaaaattattgaaataaaaaacaaactcacCTAACacacattattattattattatttcaaactAGAAACTGTATTTAATGTAATTATAGCTCGCtcgatttgtatttttattaacataGTGAAtgtttttcgtttcttttttcttctttttatacTGCAACCAAAAATTATTGTAACGTAACACACACGACAAATATGTAATTGAATAACCCAAACACTGGACTGCAATGCACCACCAACCACTCACCTCTGACCCACATCGACAATCCAATTGTGCATTCGCTGTTTTCTATATAGCCTTTCCATTTTTGGTAGATGACAATACGAAAATGGAGGTGGACACACCCACTACCAGCTCGCCCCTTAGTCGCACAGAGTCGTCGTCGACGGCGACACGGAATGCCAAGGGCGAAGGCAACTCTCCGGCGCGCAGCAATGCTAGCAGCACTAGTGGCACGCCGGCGGGGATTAAGAAAGAGACTGACGACACCAAGGCATCATCAAGTGGGACGGCGACGACCGGAACATCAAGTTCGGCGACGTCCGTGGACGATGCGACCCCATCGACGTCcacagcggcggcagcagcagcagcagcggcggcgtcgTCGTCTTCAGCGTCCTCCGCTTCCGAGGCAAAGGCCAAGGAAGAACCCCTTTCCGCCCATAGAGAAGATGGAGCTGGTAGCAGCACCAGTGGAGGAGCTCaagagccagcagcagcagcgactaGCGGCGATGTGGAAATTAAGCTGGAGAATCCGACAGACTTTGTTCATCCCAAGCTGTTGCCCCCGCATGCACAAGGCCAGCACGATGTGAGTGTTAAGTATATTTCCTTCATAAGAATCGTTAATATCTTTAATCTCCATGAAACCAGGATGAATCATACTCGCTCTTCTTTGCCAACAACAACTGGTATCTGTTCCTGCGGCTACATGCGATCCTCTGCGAACGCCTGCACGTGATGTACGAGCGGGCACGCCTGCTAGCCATCGAGGAGGAGCGTTGCCGGGTGAACCGAAGGGAGAGTACAGCCACAGCGCTAAGGCTGAAGCCTAAGCCGGACATCCAAGTGGAGGACTACTATCCCACCTTCCTCGACATGCTGAAGAACGTACTGGATGGCAATATGGACTCTAATACATTCGAGGATACCATGCGGGAAATGTTCGGCATCTATGCGTACATCTCTTTCACGCTGGACAAGGTAAGTGTTGAAGATTAAACTATCAATGACATGAGAATGACCCATGGCTTTCCTCCCCCCCAGGTTGTATCGAATGCCGTTCGCCAGCTGCAATACTGTGTGACAGAGCGGGCCGCCCTGGATTGTGTGGAGCTGTATGGATCTGAGCAACGCCGTGGCAGCACCGGTGGACTCTGCCGCGATGCGCACAAGACCTTCGATCGGGAGATGTCGTATCAGCGCAAGGCGGAAAGCATTCTCAACGATGAGAACTGCTTCAAGGTGTACATTGTAAGTTGAACTCTGAACCGaaacttttaattattctAAGATGAgatgaaattaaacaaaaaacacacctTTATTTGCAGTACAAAATCGATTGTCGCGTAACCATCGAGCTGCTCGACTCTGAGCCCGAGGAAGTGGAAAAACCGACTGCTTTAAAGGCCCAAAAGTTTAGCAAATATGTGGAACGATTGGCAAACCCTGCTCTAGGCAGCGGAGGAGGAAatagtggcggcggcggcgggaaCAGTGCTGGCTCGAGTACGGCGCTAGGCAACGACAATATTGCGGAATCCTCTGATATCAaaacggaggaggaggaggaagataATGCCGAGGTGAGTGAGCAGCGATGATGAAGCTCCGGAACCGGAATTGGAACCGGAACACAGCtttgtgtgtggtgtgtgcttGAAGAGAGTGGTTAATCATGTTGTTTTTGTGTATTTCGTTGTTCATTTCGATTGTTTATGTTTGTCTTTGGTTTCCTGAGTTGTCCACTGTACACAACAAGCCCTGCTCCTACTCGCCCCGGCTCTATCTGTATATAATTATCCTagtatatacatgtatatatcaGTTGTTTATCTATCAACTTTTGCCACCGCTGTCGCACTTTGTTTTACCATTATTTCCTCCTTTACTCTCCTCATTTTGCCAGCTGTTTCCCCTCACTAATTTCTCTGTTCATGTATATCTTTCGTTTTGGTATCATTTATATATCAACATGCCAACGCCAACTTTTATTAATCAGCCGCCCGCCCGTCCGCCCGCCACATTTCGtatgcattaaaaaaaaaaaaaaatactctcTTGCATACGAACCAACTAACTTTAcatgaaaagaaaacaaaagaaaatatctcactaattaaatgcttttttgcattctttttctctcattttttattccaatttattttttcgtaCCAGGTCAATTCCAAGGCTTGAAATAACATAGTTTTGATAATTTCATTGAATAATAAGCAGAAGAAAAAGTCATATTGCAAAATGAAATAGTAATAACAACAagaaatcaatttgtttttgtctgATTACCTTAAAATAATCAAGAAAATATGAACAAACCGAAACACCTACTTCACCTCACCGCCAACCGCCACAACCACCCACGAAACACCCCACTcactctctcacacacacacattgaatgtaaacaataacaatagcTCAAAATGAGGAAACATAAACCCAAAAAATGCGCTCACCTCAATTAAGTGTAGTAGTAAATACAATCCACAATCCACAATAAGAACAAacatttattgtaaaatagttgttaacaatttaaataacgTAGGCACGCGGCACGCGCTTGTTGCATATATTCCCCTCTGATTTTGTTATTGCCTTGTGTTGTGTCTATATTAAAGAGTTGGAGAGAatcgcaggagcagcaggatcagAGTAGTGGGTAAATGGTGTGTGTTTCTGGGCAGTGTGTGGCTAGTGGCGAGCGTTGAGTATGTAAATATTGATGAATTGACGTGTTTTTAAATGTACATAACGTAATGCTAACAGTGGTAATCATGGTCTAAGCAAAGCCAAATGAATAATAAGATGTGTAACGcgcatatatataaatcgatatcTTAAATTTGCGATATATGAGCGATAAAAAGACTTTCACTTTGGTATATCGTACGAATAAACTATGGAAAAGAGACGTTTCTTCgacaatattattttttgtcgcAAAAGAATGTCTTATCGCTCTCTTTTGCTGtggcgttacgcatcttattctTTATATGCCTTTGGTCTATGTATGTATTATTGTGTAAACAAGATTAGTAGCTAATTTTGTAAAGGAAGCAGCAGCCAAGCCAAATGTCTTTTTTAAATTcggttataatttttatatataggcAATAAgaacagacacacacactcgagataattgtaaattaacctagctaacacacacacacaaacacaattaCAAATGTTGTGGACATTACTGGAGATTGAAattgagaaatatatatctggagccagcagcagcagcccattAAAAAGTCATAAATGCATATTGGAAGTTACTGAAAGAGATTGGGGGGGATGGTGGGCGTTTTGGGGGAGGGGGATTCTCTCGGGGTTAGAGCAGACCTAAGCTTAAGCAAGGTAAGTGAGTCATCGCATTGTAgaactctctttctctcttaaGTTCCCTTAGACCTTAGTCCGTAagcttttcgttttcgtttgttttgtgCATATGTGTTTAGGTGTTTCGATCGTAATTCCCCTTTGCCCGTCCATGTTTGGTCTGGTACTGGTACCTCCTCCTCTTCCCCCATCTCCCCCATCATCCTTGGTTTACTCTGTACCTTGTCATGTTTCGTTGTTCCATATATATGTCGTCTTTCTATCTGTTTTGTAATGCTACACTTCCACCCACACACAAAGACAGCGCAGTAACCCGCTTTTAACGTAATCTCGTAAACTCTCTGTGAGCATGTCTGAGTATTGCCGCCGTTTCAATTGCTTTGGCAATTGTCGCAATTATGCACAATAAAAGACTCACTCTTGCATTATTCTCATTGCAGCTGGGGCACAGGGGATGCGGAATCGGTGGAGGAGTTCGCAAGGCGCGCTTTTTGCTGCGCAACAAGCGCCGGTCGCAGCTGCACGAGGAGCAAGTGCGTCAGTTGTTTGAGCAGAAGCGGAATCGCACAGAGCTGGCAACAACGACTACAGTCCAGGCAAATGACTCGGGCGAAACTAtttccagcagcagcgggagcGGCAACTCGGCAgccggcagcaataataacaataacaacaacaataatattaacaacaacagctggaGCGGCGGCAAGCGGTTGCCCGAGAGACTCGGCGCCCCACAGGTGGGCCTGGCCGAGCAGTATGCCTTTAATGATCGCGACGAGATCAGCACAAACCCCAGCAACGGGCGTTGCTTTGTGACCAGCAAGAATCTCAAGCTACTCAAGTACGATGCAGTGCGTCGTGCCAAGAAGGTGagcttttctttaaaaacgaaaaaaaaaaaatttctaattattatttatcttcTCACAGAGTCACTACCGCGTCACCCAGGCCAAGTACTCGCACTTCCAGACCTTTGTCAACAAGTGGCTGCAGCAGCACGTTAGCGAGCAGCTGCAACAGAACTGCATTGACTGGCTGCTGGGCAAGACTCCGGATCAGATCAACGCCAGCGGCTGGGGAGCGGCCAGCAAGACAAAGACAGTGCCGCAGAAGGATACCACAAAGACGCCGTATCGCATCTACAATCGGTACAAGGTGGTGCATAGCAGCTCGGCCAGCGGACTGATGAGTGGCggaacagcagcaacagcgacCAACAACACCACAACGCCGGGTGCGACGACGCCGGTGGCCAATGCTGCACTGGCATCCTCAGCGGTGTCCTCAAGCTCGAGCTCGGGGCATACCATTgtaaacagcagcagcagcggcagcatttTGAGCGCAGACTCAACGACCACCCCGACCAATGCAacgccccagcagcagcagcagcaacattgcaATAGTGCGGCAGCTGCAGCATCGGCAACCACAAATAATGCAGAGGCACTGCAACAGGTGCGACCCATGGAGAGCTAACCAGTAGCGACCGCCTGGTCAGATGCATTCACATGACGATAGAGAGACGGTGAATACGCCTGAATTCGATGGAAagtttgtgtttttaattgtGATACCAGTTCCTGGACGCGGTCATCGAGATTGCAGCTAAACCGACCGAACACACAACATCGACTTGGCATGGGGCACGGGA includes:
- the Sin3A gene encoding paired amphipathic helix protein Sin3a isoform X3, with product MMKRTRVDEVQFGTRPGPPVPGGVGVGVGVGVGVGVVGVTGGGPPTGSGGNTTNVGVNTAGVTIGTVLPGAHSATISGIGSIHHRILTPQHGGAQTIAYLPSTTPTATNLKTTSAIVDSSSNTGAGGGPVVAGAQVTVGGVGGAGGVVVSTGSTGTQTLQYTTSYSVASIQAGGTLKASTADGANTVQIHVTGAGAGATNPANAQTVSSSSQTGPIRQRTISGTQTVASAVGNLATMAQQQQTVQQASLVTVPTPPSSVSANSVAGGASTPPQGQSGSATPRLKVEDALSYLDQVKYQYADQPQIYNNFLDIMKEFKSHCIDTPGVIERVSTLFKGHTELIYGFNMFLPPGYKIEIHSDALGCSVPVVSMPSPPGAPSSTGTVHMLTGSSPMAGASGHVAIKTASNAATLTPTTGAGAVAAAAVAQIQSGAVNLMTHGGASLTQTTIHALQQHATPPQSQSPSGGHVHVSVTNSPAPAAVVPPISVSAHNMPQNYSRDRERATITPTGQVAVSAAPATANSAAAAASIVVGGPPTPNSLSELSPHGGGGGGGGAGAAQHNLHHIQQAHQSILLGETGQQNQPVEFNHAITYVNKIKNRFQNQPAKYKKFLEILHAYQKEQKVMKEGSLNQGKMLTEQEVYTQVAKLFGQDEDLLREFGQFLPDATNHQSGQYMSKSAASAVHNDHGKQRPTATLSGGAHITMSSASPAPSGSPLHLGGGATNLPQIDNSAHAAAIGNLSAVNTSVSIKTYNNNQQQQQNHVIGSGLNATSRNDMLYEKDYHHTGLQQQQAHQRGAGVGGHHHHLVGGTPAGANLGRPGAGASVMVAYEKDHHRNNHHVQKYVGHAPNQNLSHGGHNAKKSPSYGITSVIGSMPPHLSDNSLDRSSPGISYATPPLPVGQQQHNSASATRRQGGDDGLAGHYASGAPPAKRPKPYCRDVSFSEASSKCTISDAAFFDKVRKALRSPEVYDNFLRCLTLFNQEIVSKTELLGLVSPFLMKFPDLLRWFTDFLGPPVGGQAGLIDGMPLAATQRSQGGGGSSNSSSHDRGHQSAAEYVQDVDLSSCKRLGASYCALPQSTVPKKCSGRTALCREVLNDKWVSFPTWASEDSTFVTSRKTQFEETIYRNIHRTEDERFELDLVIEVNSATIRVLENVQKRMSRMSTEELAKFHLDDHLGGTSQTIHQRAIHRIYGDKSGEIIQGMKKNPSVAVPIVLKRLKVKEEEWREAQKTFNRQWREQNEKYYLKSLDHQAINFKPNDMKALRSKSLFNEIETLYDERHDQEDDAMEPAGPHLVLSYKDKTILDDAANLLIHHVKRQTGIQKQEKQKIKQIIRQFVPDLFFAPRQPLSDDERDDDDNTKMEVDTPTTSSPLSRTESSSTATRNAKGEGNSPARSNASSTSGTPAGIKKETDDTKASSSGTATTGTSSSATSVDDATPSTSTAAAAAAAAAASSSSASSASEAKAKEEPLSAHREDGAGSSTSGGAQEPAAAATSGDVEIKLENPTDFVHPKLLPPHAQGQHDDESYSLFFANNNWYLFLRLHAILCERLHVMYERARLLAIEEERCRVNRRESTATALRLKPKPDIQVEDYYPTFLDMLKNVLDGNMDSNTFEDTMREMFGIYAYISFTLDKVVSNAVRQLQYCVTERAALDCVELYGSEQRRGSTGGLCRDAHKTFDREMSYQRKAESILNDENCFKVYIYKIDCRVTIELLDSEPEEVEKPTALKAQKFSKYVERLANPALGSGGGNSGGGGGNSAGSSTALGNDNIAESSDIKTEEEEEDNAELGHRGCGIGGGVRKARFLLRNKRRSQLHEEQVRQLFEQKRNRTELATTTTVQANDSGETISSSSGSGNSAAGSNNNNNNNNNINNNSWSGGKRLPERLGAPQVGLAEQYAFNDRDEISTNPSNGRCFVTSKNLKLLKYDAVRRAKKSHYRVTQAKYSHFQTFVNKWLQQHVSEQLQQNCIDWLLGKTPDQINASGWGAASKTKTVPQKDTTKTPYRIYNRYKVVHSSSASGLMSGGTAATATNNTTTPGATTPVANAALASSAVSSSSSSGHTIVNSSSSGSILSADSTTTPTNATPQQQQQQHCNSAAAAASATTNNAEALQQVRPMES
- the Sin3A gene encoding paired amphipathic helix protein Sin3a isoform X2, yielding MMKRTRVDEVQFGTRPGPPVPGGVGVGVGVGVGVGVVGVTGGGPPTGSGGNTTNVGVNTAGVTIGTVLPGAHSATISGIGSIHHRILTPQHGGAQTIAYLPSTTPTATNLKTTSAIVDSSSNTGAGGGPVVAGAQVTVGGVGGAGGVVVSTGSTGTQTLQYTTSYSVASIQAGGTLKASTADGANTVQIHVTGAGAGATNPANAQTVSSSSQTGPIRQRTISGTQTVASAVGNLATMAQQQQTVQQASLVTVPTPPSSVSANSVAGGASTPPQGQSGSATPRLKVEDALSYLDQVKYQYADQPQIYNNFLDIMKEFKSHCIDTPGVIERVSTLFKGHTELIYGFNMFLPPGYKIEIHSDALGCSVPVVSMPSPPGAPSSTGTVHMLTGSSPMAGASGHVAIKTASNAATLTPTTGAGAVAAAAVAQIQSGAVNLMTHGGASLTQTTIHALQQHATPPQSQSPSGGHVHVSVTNSPAPAAVVPPISVSAHNMPQNYSRDRERATITPTGQVAVSAAPATANSAAAAASIVVGGPPTPNSLSELSPHGGGGGGGGAGAAQHNLHHIQQAHQSILLGETGQQNQPVEFNHAITYVNKIKNRFQNQPAKYKKFLEILHAYQKEQKVMKEGSLNQGKMLTEQEVYTQVAKLFGQDEDLLREFGQFLPDATNHQSGQYMSKSAASAVHNDHGKQRPTATLSGGAHITMSSASPAPSGSPLHLGGGATNLPQIDNSAHAAAIGNLSAVNTSVSIKTYNNNQQQQQNHVIGSGLNATSRNDMLYEKDYHHTGLQQQQAHQRGAGVGGHHHHLVGGTPAGANLGRPGAGASVMVAYEKDHHRNNHHVQKYVGHAPNQNLSHGGHNAKKSPSYGITSVIGSMPPHLSDNSLDRSSPGISYATPPLPVGQQQHNSASATRRQGGDDGLAGHYASGAPPAKRPKPYCRDVSFSEASSKCTISDAAFFDKVRKALRSPEVYDNFLRCLTLFNQEIVSKTELLGLVSPFLMKFPDLLRWFTDFLGPPVGGQAGLIDGMPLAATQRSQGGGGSSNSSSHDRGHQSAAEYVQDVDLSSCKRLGASYCALPQSTVPKKCSGRTALCREVLNDKWVSFPTWASEDSTFVTSRKTQFEETIYRTEDERFELDLVIEVNSATIRVLENVQKRMSRMSTEELAKFHLDDHLGGTSQTIHQRAIHRIYGDKSGEIIQGMKKNPSVAVPIVLKRLKVKEEEWREAQKTFNRQWREQNEKYYLKSLDHQAINFKPNDMKALRSKSLFNEIETLYDERHDQEDDAMEPAGPHLVLSYKDKTILDDAANLLIHHVKRQTGIQKQEKQKIKQIIRQFVPDLFFAPRQPLSDDERDDAFPFLVDDNTKMEVDTPTTSSPLSRTESSSTATRNAKGEGNSPARSNASSTSGTPAGIKKETDDTKASSSGTATTGTSSSATSVDDATPSTSTAAAAAAAAAASSSSASSASEAKAKEEPLSAHREDGAGSSTSGGAQEPAAAATSGDVEIKLENPTDFVHPKLLPPHAQGQHDDESYSLFFANNNWYLFLRLHAILCERLHVMYERARLLAIEEERCRVNRRESTATALRLKPKPDIQVEDYYPTFLDMLKNVLDGNMDSNTFEDTMREMFGIYAYISFTLDKVVSNAVRQLQYCVTERAALDCVELYGSEQRRGSTGGLCRDAHKTFDREMSYQRKAESILNDENCFKVYIYKIDCRVTIELLDSEPEEVEKPTALKAQKFSKYVERLANPALGSGGGNSGGGGGNSAGSSTALGNDNIAESSDIKTEEEEEDNAELGHRGCGIGGGVRKARFLLRNKRRSQLHEEQVRQLFEQKRNRTELATTTTVQANDSGETISSSSGSGNSAAGSNNNNNNNNNINNNSWSGGKRLPERLGAPQVGLAEQYAFNDRDEISTNPSNGRCFVTSKNLKLLKYDAVRRAKKSHYRVTQAKYSHFQTFVNKWLQQHVSEQLQQNCIDWLLGKTPDQINASGWGAASKTKTVPQKDTTKTPYRIYNRYKVVHSSSASGLMSGGTAATATNNTTTPGATTPVANAALASSAVSSSSSSGHTIVNSSSSGSILSADSTTTPTNATPQQQQQQHCNSAAAAASATTNNAEALQQVRPMES